In the genome of Flavobacterium panacagri, one region contains:
- a CDS encoding glycoside hydrolase family 2 TIM barrel-domain containing protein gives MKKIVLALALFWSLQNNFAQNNEWENPQILDRGKEKGRSSFLLFSNETELKGNNPQKSELYQSLNGNWKFNIVKKPSERPLDFYTTTLNDANWKNIQVPSNWELQGFDIPIYTNITYPFPKNPPFIAEDYNPVGSYRRTFQVSESWKDKEIILHFASISGYARVFLNGKEVGMTKASKTPAEFNITSFLKKGENLLAVQVFRWHDGSYLEDQDFWRLSGIERDVYLQAMPKTTIWDYFVKSDLDNPYKNGLFNLDVTLKYFEKSKVKNPSVKVELFDDQNKVIYSESKKVNDKAQNISFEKTIENVKLWSNETPNLYRYTITLLDDKGKTLEIISKKTGFRKVEIKNARLLVNGKVIMVKGVNIHEHDDVNGHVPNEKLTLKDLQLMREHNINVIRMSHYPHDPHIYELCDQYGFYVVDEANIESHAMGAEWQNWFDQKKHPAYLPEWAPAHLDRIERMFAIDKNHPSIIIWSLGNECGNGPVFYDAYDWLKKVDTTRPVQFEQAGENRNTDIVAPMYPSIKSMKNYANSDKTRPYIMCEYAHAMGQSSGNFQEYWDIINNSKRMQGGFIWDWVDQGIKTKNDKGQIFWAYGGDLGGAALQNDENGCADGLIFSNRTPKPALEEVKKVYQNIEILLNSRTELIIRNHFNYTNLSNYNFKYELIKNGAKVKTGEFSLDLEPEQSKKVAIYLGDIDENSEYFLNVFALSKYDDPLVAKGFEFARAQFEIAKGNYFAANTKTNSASKLKYSKANTILSFETENSKGEFDLKKGEISKYESKNGKNVITNFPTPYFWRAPTDNDFGSGMPNKLGIWKEASKNPTVVSVVLDEKNTAGLGIKVAYKLAQADVPYTVDYLIQNNGEIKITSSIDMTGKDLPEMPRFGMRMKLNGSFDNLSYYGRGPWENYSDRNSAAFIGEYSDKVSNQYARNFIRPQESGYKTDVRWLTLKNNAGQGLRIDGAQPIGFSALNISTEDLDPGKNKEQRHPTDLNLDSKEAVYLHLDYKQRGLGGDDSWGSLPHEQYRLLGKKYSYSYTISLIN, from the coding sequence ATGAAAAAAATTGTATTAGCACTTGCTTTGTTTTGGAGTCTGCAAAATAATTTTGCCCAGAATAATGAATGGGAGAATCCTCAGATTCTGGACAGAGGAAAAGAAAAAGGCAGAAGCTCTTTCTTGTTATTCAGTAATGAAACGGAACTGAAAGGAAACAATCCTCAAAAATCAGAGTTGTATCAAAGTTTGAATGGAAATTGGAAGTTCAATATTGTTAAAAAACCATCCGAACGACCTTTGGATTTTTACACCACGACATTGAATGATGCCAATTGGAAAAACATTCAAGTGCCATCTAACTGGGAACTGCAAGGTTTTGATATTCCTATTTATACCAATATTACGTATCCGTTTCCAAAAAATCCGCCTTTTATAGCGGAAGATTATAATCCGGTTGGAAGTTACAGACGTACTTTCCAGGTTTCTGAATCATGGAAAGACAAAGAAATCATTCTTCATTTTGCTTCTATTTCAGGCTATGCGAGAGTATTCCTGAACGGAAAAGAAGTGGGTATGACCAAAGCATCCAAAACTCCGGCTGAATTTAATATTACTTCTTTTTTAAAGAAAGGAGAAAATCTGCTTGCTGTTCAGGTATTCCGTTGGCACGATGGAAGTTACTTAGAAGATCAGGATTTTTGGAGATTAAGCGGTATCGAAAGAGACGTTTACCTGCAGGCAATGCCTAAAACAACGATTTGGGATTATTTTGTAAAAAGTGACTTAGACAATCCATACAAAAACGGACTTTTCAATCTGGATGTAACACTAAAATATTTTGAAAAAAGTAAAGTAAAAAATCCATCTGTAAAGGTTGAATTGTTTGACGATCAGAACAAAGTGATTTATTCTGAAAGCAAAAAAGTAAATGATAAAGCGCAAAATATAAGCTTCGAAAAAACAATTGAAAATGTAAAACTATGGAGTAACGAAACGCCAAATTTATATCGATACACCATTACATTATTAGATGATAAAGGAAAAACTTTAGAAATTATTTCTAAAAAAACAGGTTTTAGAAAAGTAGAAATTAAGAACGCTCGTTTATTGGTAAATGGTAAAGTCATTATGGTAAAAGGAGTTAATATCCATGAACATGATGATGTAAACGGTCACGTTCCGAATGAAAAACTAACACTGAAAGATCTTCAGTTAATGAGGGAACACAACATTAACGTTATCAGAATGAGTCATTATCCGCATGATCCTCATATTTATGAATTGTGCGATCAATATGGTTTTTATGTAGTGGACGAAGCCAATATTGAAAGTCATGCAATGGGAGCAGAATGGCAGAATTGGTTTGATCAGAAAAAACATCCAGCTTATCTACCGGAATGGGCGCCGGCACATTTAGATCGTATCGAAAGAATGTTTGCGATCGACAAAAATCATCCTTCGATTATTATCTGGTCTTTAGGAAATGAATGCGGTAACGGCCCTGTTTTTTATGATGCTTACGATTGGTTAAAAAAAGTCGATACAACACGTCCGGTTCAGTTTGAACAGGCGGGAGAAAATAGAAATACAGATATCGTAGCGCCAATGTATCCAAGCATTAAAAGCATGAAAAATTATGCGAATTCTGATAAAACACGTCCGTATATTATGTGTGAATATGCACATGCAATGGGACAAAGCAGTGGTAATTTTCAGGAATATTGGGACATTATCAATAATAGCAAACGTATGCAGGGCGGTTTTATCTGGGATTGGGTAGATCAGGGAATCAAAACTAAAAATGATAAAGGACAAATTTTCTGGGCTTACGGAGGAGATTTGGGAGGCGCTGCTTTGCAAAATGACGAAAATGGTTGTGCCGATGGCCTTATCTTTTCTAACAGAACTCCAAAACCAGCTTTAGAAGAAGTAAAAAAAGTATATCAAAACATTGAAATTCTTTTAAACAGCAGAACCGAATTAATAATCAGAAATCATTTTAATTATACTAATCTGTCCAATTATAACTTTAAATATGAACTGATTAAAAACGGAGCAAAAGTAAAAACTGGCGAATTTAGTTTAGACTTAGAACCAGAACAAAGTAAAAAAGTAGCGATCTATTTAGGCGATATCGATGAAAATTCAGAATATTTTTTAAATGTTTTTGCCCTTTCAAAATACGATGATCCTTTAGTAGCAAAAGGATTTGAATTTGCTAGAGCACAATTTGAAATAGCAAAAGGAAATTATTTTGCGGCTAATACGAAAACAAATAGCGCTTCTAAATTAAAATATTCAAAAGCAAATACTATTCTTTCTTTTGAAACAGAAAATAGTAAAGGAGAATTTGACTTGAAAAAAGGAGAAATCTCAAAATACGAATCGAAAAACGGAAAAAATGTGATTACGAATTTTCCAACACCTTATTTCTGGCGCGCTCCAACAGATAATGATTTTGGAAGCGGGATGCCAAATAAATTAGGAATCTGGAAAGAAGCCTCAAAAAATCCGACAGTTGTAAGTGTTGTTTTAGACGAAAAAAATACAGCAGGATTAGGAATAAAAGTAGCTTATAAATTAGCGCAAGCTGATGTTCCATATACAGTAGATTATTTGATTCAGAATAATGGTGAAATTAAAATCACGTCTTCAATTGACATGACAGGAAAAGATTTACCTGAAATGCCTCGTTTTGGAATGCGTATGAAACTAAACGGATCATTTGATAATTTAAGTTATTACGGAAGAGGCCCTTGGGAAAACTATTCAGATAGAAATTCGGCCGCGTTTATCGGAGAATATTCAGATAAGGTGAGCAATCAATATGCAAGAAATTTTATTCGTCCGCAGGAATCGGGATATAAAACAGATGTCCGTTGGCTGACTTTAAAAAACAATGCTGGACAAGGTTTAAGAATTGATGGCGCACAGCCAATTGGTTTTAGCGCACTGAATATTTCGACAGAAGATTTGGATCCAGGAAAAAATAAGGAACAGCGTCATCCGACTGATTTAAACTTAGATTCTAAAGAAGCAGTTTACCTGCATTTAGATTACAAACAAAGAGGTCTTGGAGGCGATGACAGCTGGGGAAGTCTGCCACATGAGCAATATCGTTTGTTGGGCAAAAAATACAGCTATTCCTATACCATATCATTGATTAATTAG
- a CDS encoding glycoside hydrolase family 88/105 protein, whose translation MKFRKSIFMAIASLSFGAIGCKTGNVKQENGIKESKKEVIAIIDKVNNHWQVTHPEPGNAFWHVSAYHTGNMEAYKVTQNKKYLDYSMAWAEKNQWMGAKSTDKSEWKYNYGETDQYVLFGDWQICFQTYIDLYNFTGKKDPQKIARAKEVMEYEMSTPQNDYWWWVDGLYMVMPVMTKLYNVTGNEMYLEKLHSYLQYADSIMYDEEAKLYFRDAKYVYPKHKSANGKKDFWARGDGWIFAGYAKIIQDLPKSVKHREEYISRFKDMAKALAATQQKDGYWTRSILDAEHAPGPETSGTAFFTYGFMWGINNGFLDKKEYLPIVQKSWNYLTTFALQPDGTLGYVQPIGEKAIPGQVVDKNSTADFGVGAFLLAASEVYRYVK comes from the coding sequence ATGAAGTTTAGAAAATCAATTTTTATGGCAATAGCTTCTCTTTCATTTGGGGCAATTGGCTGTAAAACAGGAAATGTAAAACAGGAAAACGGGATAAAAGAATCTAAAAAAGAGGTAATCGCTATTATCGACAAAGTAAATAACCATTGGCAGGTAACACATCCGGAACCAGGAAATGCTTTTTGGCATGTTTCCGCTTACCATACCGGAAATATGGAAGCTTACAAAGTAACCCAAAACAAAAAATATTTAGATTATTCGATGGCTTGGGCGGAGAAGAATCAATGGATGGGTGCGAAATCAACTGATAAATCAGAATGGAAATACAATTATGGCGAAACAGATCAATATGTATTGTTTGGAGACTGGCAGATTTGTTTTCAAACCTATATCGATTTGTACAATTTCACAGGAAAAAAAGATCCTCAAAAAATTGCAAGAGCAAAAGAAGTGATGGAATATGAAATGAGTACGCCACAAAACGATTATTGGTGGTGGGTTGACGGCTTGTATATGGTAATGCCGGTAATGACAAAGCTGTACAACGTTACAGGAAATGAAATGTATTTAGAAAAACTCCATTCTTATTTACAATATGCGGACAGCATTATGTATGATGAAGAAGCAAAGCTATATTTCCGTGATGCTAAATATGTGTATCCAAAACACAAAAGTGCTAATGGAAAAAAAGATTTTTGGGCTAGAGGAGATGGTTGGATCTTTGCAGGTTATGCCAAAATTATTCAGGATTTACCAAAATCAGTTAAACATAGAGAGGAGTATATCAGCCGTTTTAAAGATATGGCCAAAGCTCTTGCTGCCACACAGCAAAAAGACGGCTATTGGACAAGAAGTATTCTAGATGCTGAACATGCACCTGGGCCAGAAACCAGCGGTACAGCCTTTTTTACTTATGGTTTTATGTGGGGAATTAACAACGGCTTTTTGGATAAAAAAGAATATCTGCCAATAGTGCAAAAATCATGGAATTACTTAACCACTTTTGCACTTCAGCCAGATGGGACTTTGGGATATGTCCAGCCTATTGGCGAAAAAGCAATTCCGGGACAAGTAGTCGATAAAAATTCAACTGCTGATTTTGGAGTAGGAGCCTTTTTGTTAGCAGCATCAGAGGTTTATCGTTATGTGAAATAA
- a CDS encoding hybrid sensor histidine kinase/response regulator transcription factor → MKNRILLFLILLVCCPAQPQSAGELSASKFGQEKYTIGYIGIKNGLANNAVTSVYKDKRGLMWFGTYDGISRYDGYNFLNFRNEPNDYSSLNNNRVVSICGTKDEIWIGTKGGISVYNYLNNHFSRKYYLNAKTSKTEPIDFVVNKIMDYKSVMYIGTAGRGLLYCGAKQKRIIQIPLYVNGKLQWDYHVQGMDFDKSGKFWCFVQGVGLVTMDATAKKLVVVLSDYQQGNCVLCDKSSNIWVGVDGGLLKYNSLNKTHRIYANQELQNPISDLMCKPDKKELWIATNGNGIVKYSYASDSFSLFNANSDEEKLNSNAISSLFSDNENRVWVGTLRGGVNKIEERKSPFTTISKNEKIKNTISSDFILSLSEQDSEHLWIGTDGAGASLWNRKTNTFTNYSHSSNNTNSISNNFVSSIVTDSRGTWFATYGGGVCLFNSQTHNFKKYTFFNPKVGANQKNFWVLFRAKNNVLWAASPDDEGLYRYNETQDKFDFVDAKIRGIISIAEDHNANLWIGNFTDLVEFNPKTMQRKVIDLKYPVRSVIAVSPEKMLVGTEGGGLLIFNPQTLQKKFLTQKDGIPNNSVLNIVKDNEGDYWCSTYNGIFVYNAQTGHITSYHDADGLQSNQFNYNAAVKLSTGEILFGGIKGFNIINTKINTQIHDFPKLVITTIKVNNKVYDQSNLTSFGIDKLKLPYDESMLNIDFAALEYSLPEKISYAYFLEGWDSQWHYVDNIRSANYSKITEGDYVLKIKSTNAEGIWSKSTISLPITILPPWYRSGFAYFIYFLIVCLGIYVVDKYQRQQAKLKYEVKLSQDLAKQEKELNEKKITFFTNISHEFRSPLTMIINPLKDIIYGTDQQIDPGAIEMVYSNSRRLLSLVDQLLLFRKTETETGKLKIGQIDIVELAKEVFSCFVHHAKVKKIDYSFSISEERVLVYVDREKIEMALFNLISNALKFTEKENGSVAVNLRCTDNEVIIKVIDNGEGVSDADKEKIFNLFYQSNNNIKNNRKGFGIGLYLVKQFVNQHHGAVSCYDNENGGSIFEIKLPLGKEHFGDIEIREDLSDRTLFLEEAMEDTVIQENVLQTIEEPETVSDLIKDAKSILVVDDNAQIRNYLKRILSSKYHITLAENAEMALTLIRKVQPDLIISDVVMGEMNGVAFCKHIKSDEELKHIPVILLTGGTSEEVKLKGAEVGADDYITKPFDNDYLLARISGILARRDSEQHYLLNSVTKKEANLKLSDEDKKLIERIVEIIDANLDVENFNVHDLAFHLGMSYSLVYKKIKKITGKSVSEFTRNVRLRKVATLLITTDLQISQAASIAGFGDIKYFRKHFQQFYNINPSEFKKKYQNVKDNKYILNESFWKSA, encoded by the coding sequence TTGAAAAATAGAATTCTATTATTTTTAATTCTTTTAGTTTGCTGTCCGGCTCAACCACAGTCAGCTGGGGAATTATCTGCTTCTAAATTTGGACAGGAAAAATATACTATTGGCTACATCGGGATAAAAAACGGACTGGCCAATAACGCTGTTACTTCGGTTTATAAGGACAAAAGAGGCCTGATGTGGTTTGGTACTTATGATGGAATCAGCCGATATGATGGTTATAATTTTTTAAATTTTAGAAATGAACCAAACGATTATAGTTCATTAAATAATAATAGAGTTGTAAGCATTTGCGGAACCAAAGATGAAATCTGGATTGGTACAAAAGGCGGTATCAGTGTTTACAATTATCTCAACAATCACTTTAGCCGTAAATATTATTTAAATGCAAAAACATCTAAGACAGAGCCTATAGATTTTGTGGTCAATAAGATCATGGATTATAAATCGGTGATGTATATTGGCACTGCTGGTCGAGGACTGCTTTATTGTGGAGCCAAACAAAAAAGAATTATTCAGATTCCGCTTTATGTAAACGGAAAACTGCAATGGGATTATCATGTTCAGGGAATGGATTTTGATAAATCGGGTAAGTTTTGGTGTTTTGTTCAGGGAGTTGGACTTGTGACTATGGATGCAACAGCAAAAAAACTGGTTGTGGTTTTGTCCGATTATCAACAAGGAAATTGTGTGTTGTGTGACAAATCTTCCAATATTTGGGTAGGAGTTGATGGTGGTTTATTAAAGTACAATTCCCTAAATAAAACACATCGCATTTATGCAAATCAGGAATTGCAAAATCCTATTTCCGATTTGATGTGCAAACCAGACAAAAAAGAACTTTGGATTGCGACCAATGGGAATGGAATAGTAAAATACAGTTATGCATCGGATAGTTTTTCTTTGTTTAATGCCAATTCAGATGAGGAAAAATTGAATAGTAACGCTATTTCCTCGCTTTTTTCGGACAATGAAAATAGAGTTTGGGTTGGAACTTTAAGAGGAGGCGTTAATAAAATTGAGGAAAGAAAAAGTCCTTTTACGACCATTTCTAAAAATGAAAAGATAAAAAATACGATTTCAAGTGATTTTATTCTTTCCTTGTCAGAACAAGATAGTGAACATTTATGGATAGGAACAGATGGAGCGGGCGCAAGTTTATGGAATAGAAAGACTAATACGTTTACAAATTATTCTCACAGTTCCAATAATACCAATTCGATATCTAATAATTTTGTTTCTTCAATCGTAACTGACAGCAGAGGAACTTGGTTTGCGACTTATGGCGGAGGTGTCTGTTTGTTTAATTCACAGACGCATAATTTCAAAAAGTACACCTTTTTTAATCCAAAAGTGGGAGCAAATCAAAAGAATTTCTGGGTGCTCTTTCGTGCTAAGAATAATGTTCTGTGGGCGGCTTCTCCAGATGACGAAGGCTTGTATCGTTATAATGAAACACAGGATAAATTTGATTTTGTTGATGCAAAAATTAGAGGAATTATTTCTATTGCAGAAGATCATAATGCCAATCTTTGGATAGGAAATTTTACGGATTTAGTAGAATTTAATCCAAAAACAATGCAACGCAAAGTGATCGATCTTAAATATCCCGTACGATCTGTTATTGCTGTTTCGCCTGAAAAAATGCTTGTGGGAACAGAAGGAGGAGGGCTTTTGATTTTTAATCCGCAGACGCTGCAAAAGAAATTCCTAACCCAAAAAGATGGAATTCCAAATAATTCGGTACTAAATATTGTAAAGGATAATGAAGGAGATTATTGGTGTAGTACTTATAATGGAATATTTGTTTACAATGCTCAAACGGGACATATTACAAGTTATCATGATGCTGATGGTCTTCAGAGCAATCAGTTTAATTATAACGCGGCGGTTAAACTTTCAACAGGCGAAATCCTTTTTGGCGGAATCAAAGGTTTTAATATCATAAACACAAAAATCAATACCCAGATTCATGATTTTCCAAAGCTGGTTATCACTACAATAAAAGTAAACAATAAGGTTTATGATCAATCCAATTTAACTTCTTTTGGAATTGATAAACTGAAATTGCCTTATGATGAATCAATGCTTAATATTGATTTTGCGGCTTTAGAATACAGTCTTCCTGAAAAAATTTCTTATGCTTATTTTTTAGAAGGATGGGATTCGCAATGGCATTATGTCGATAATATTCGAAGTGCCAATTATTCCAAAATCACAGAAGGAGATTATGTGTTGAAAATCAAATCTACTAATGCTGAAGGAATTTGGAGTAAAAGCACTATTTCACTTCCAATTACCATATTGCCTCCGTGGTACAGAAGCGGTTTTGCCTATTTTATCTATTTCCTGATTGTTTGCCTAGGTATTTATGTAGTTGACAAATATCAGCGTCAGCAGGCCAAACTTAAATACGAAGTAAAACTTTCGCAGGATTTGGCAAAACAGGAAAAAGAACTGAATGAGAAAAAAATAACCTTTTTCACCAATATTTCTCATGAATTCAGGTCACCTTTAACCATGATTATTAATCCTTTAAAAGATATCATTTATGGAACCGACCAACAGATTGATCCCGGTGCTATTGAAATGGTTTACAGCAATTCAAGACGATTGTTGAGTTTGGTCGATCAGCTTCTTTTGTTTAGAAAAACAGAAACAGAAACAGGAAAACTTAAAATTGGTCAAATTGATATTGTTGAATTGGCCAAAGAGGTTTTCAGCTGTTTTGTGCATCACGCCAAAGTCAAAAAAATAGATTACAGTTTTAGTATTTCTGAAGAAAGGGTATTGGTCTATGTAGACCGGGAAAAGATTGAAATGGCTCTGTTTAATTTGATTTCGAATGCATTAAAATTTACAGAAAAGGAGAACGGAAGTGTTGCGGTTAATTTGCGCTGTACAGATAATGAAGTTATTATAAAAGTGATTGATAATGGCGAAGGAGTTTCAGATGCTGATAAAGAGAAAATATTTAATTTATTTTATCAATCCAATAATAACATAAAAAACAACCGCAAGGGATTTGGAATCGGACTTTATTTGGTGAAACAATTTGTGAATCAGCATCATGGTGCTGTTAGTTGTTATGATAATGAAAATGGCGGATCTATTTTTGAAATCAAGTTACCACTTGGAAAAGAACATTTTGGAGATATTGAAATCAGGGAAGATTTAAGTGACAGAACCTTATTTTTAGAGGAAGCTATGGAAGATACCGTGATACAGGAAAATGTATTGCAGACTATTGAAGAACCTGAAACAGTCAGTGATTTGATTAAAGACGCCAAAAGTATTTTGGTTGTAGATGATAATGCCCAAATAAGAAATTATTTGAAACGAATATTATCCTCAAAATACCATATTACACTAGCCGAAAATGCTGAAATGGCTTTAACTCTAATTAGAAAAGTACAACCCGATTTAATTATTTCTGATGTTGTAATGGGAGAAATGAATGGAGTTGCTTTTTGTAAACACATCAAATCAGACGAAGAGTTAAAACATATTCCTGTAATATTGCTTACCGGAGGAACTTCGGAAGAAGTGAAACTTAAAGGAGCCGAAGTCGGTGCCGATGATTATATTACAAAACCTTTTGATAATGATTATTTACTGGCTAGAATCAGTGGCATATTAGCGAGACGTGACAGCGAACAGCATTATTTACTTAATTCAGTGACCAAAAAAGAAGCCAATCTAAAATTATCAGATGAAGATAAAAAACTGATCGAAAGGATTGTGGAGATAATTGACGCCAATTTAGATGTAGAGAATTTCAATGTACATGATCTGGCGTTTCATTTAGGAATGAGTTATTCTTTGGTATATAAAAAAATTAAAAAGATTACTGGTAAATCGGTTTCAGAATTTACTAGAAATGTGCGTTTGCGAAAAGTAGCGACCTTATTAATTACAACCGATTTACAGATTAGTCAGGCCGCTTCGATAGCTGGTTTTGGAGATATTAAGTATTTCAGAAAACACTTTCAGCAGTTTTATAATATAAATCCTTCCGAGTTTAAGAAGAAGTATCAAAATGTGAAGGATAATAAATATATACTGAATGAAAGCTTTTGGAAATCAGCTTGA
- a CDS encoding T9SS sorting signal type C domain-containing protein: MKKLYLSSLLFSTMQSLFLLHPIATHCGTLPVESNKKLFMSKYEDTQVQNRHRVWLNLTSKEGIFKQLLIGYTAGATNGWDYAYDAVSMDAYKPADFYSINEGKKLTIQGRALPFELSDIIQLGYRSAVTGDLTISIDHADGDLTNQAIYLLDKQTGKMHNLRNGGYTFSTVIGIFNNRFEIRYTEETQKLGTPEFTSLSPELTVASKNKIISLKSQNQQLKEVSIFDITGKMLYSNHPTGTSDLEINTIQGSVQILLVKTILENGNTITKKVFF; the protein is encoded by the coding sequence ATGAAAAAACTTTACTTATCCTCTCTTTTATTCTCTACAATGCAGTCCTTGTTTTTACTGCACCCAATCGCAACTCACTGCGGTACTCTTCCCGTTGAAAGCAATAAAAAATTATTCATGAGTAAATATGAAGATACACAAGTTCAGAACAGACATCGTGTATGGCTAAATCTAACGAGCAAAGAAGGAATTTTTAAACAGCTTTTAATTGGATATACCGCAGGAGCCACCAATGGCTGGGATTATGCATATGATGCTGTTTCAATGGACGCTTATAAACCTGCAGATTTTTACAGCATCAATGAAGGAAAAAAACTGACTATTCAAGGACGTGCACTACCTTTTGAGCTCTCAGACATTATTCAACTGGGATACCGTTCGGCAGTTACGGGCGATCTTACCATCTCCATTGATCATGCTGACGGCGATTTGACTAATCAGGCTATTTATCTTCTAGACAAACAGACTGGAAAAATGCACAACCTTAGAAACGGCGGTTATACATTCTCCACTGTGATAGGAATTTTTAACAATCGTTTTGAAATCCGATATACTGAAGAAACCCAGAAATTAGGAACTCCAGAATTTACTTCTCTATCTCCTGAGCTTACAGTGGCTTCAAAAAATAAAATCATCAGCTTGAAATCTCAAAACCAACAATTGAAGGAAGTATCCATTTTTGATATCACGGGAAAAATGCTTTATAGCAATCATCCAACAGGAACATCTGATTTGGAAATCAATACAATTCAAGGCAGTGTACAAATCTTACTCGTCAAAACAATATTGGAGAATGGCAATACCATAACCAAAAAAGTGTTTTTCTAG
- a CDS encoding BNR repeat-containing protein, with protein sequence MKTDLKNQLNTKTFTGTSLFLALLFSSFSVNAQLKTTESEVGLGWSNNSVNTVIFRNSALTSFKGNQYTAYYDPEGRMVLAKRKLNSNNWDKVITPYSGNVKDAHNDISIAIDSDGYLHVSWDHHDTRLRYARSKKPFTLELGEEIAMTGVDENKVTYPEFHNLPNGNLLFCYRSGASGRGNLVIKSYDVKKQQWTSLQNNLIDGENQRSAYWQMCIGEKGIYISWVWRESWDVSTNHDICYAFSADGGKTWQKSTGEKYSLPITKATAEHAWEVPQNSSLINQTAMTVDEKGNPYITTYWDNNGIPQYKVVYFSNRKWNLINTDFHTKPFNLGGGGTKRIPISRPEILVNKSMLYLLFRDEERDNKITLAYANLENKKWELTDLSRFRVGQWEPNLDKELWKNKKQLHIFSQNVSQADGEGLVKVNPEPVQILEVKQLPVLKP encoded by the coding sequence ATGAAAACCGATTTAAAAAATCAATTGAATACTAAAACATTTACTGGCACAAGTTTATTTTTAGCGCTGCTATTTTCATCATTCAGCGTAAATGCTCAGTTGAAAACTACAGAAAGTGAAGTAGGCTTAGGCTGGAGTAACAATTCTGTTAATACGGTTATTTTTAGAAATAGTGCACTGACATCGTTTAAAGGAAATCAATATACAGCTTACTACGATCCGGAAGGCAGAATGGTTTTGGCAAAACGAAAACTAAATTCAAACAATTGGGATAAAGTAATTACACCTTACAGCGGCAATGTAAAAGATGCTCACAACGATATCAGCATTGCAATAGACAGCGATGGTTATCTTCATGTGAGCTGGGATCATCATGATACGCGTTTGCGTTATGCCAGAAGTAAAAAGCCGTTTACTTTAGAATTAGGCGAAGAAATAGCTATGACTGGTGTGGACGAGAATAAAGTAACGTACCCTGAATTTCATAATCTTCCTAATGGAAATTTGTTGTTTTGTTACCGTTCTGGAGCTTCGGGAAGAGGAAATTTGGTTATTAAATCTTATGATGTTAAAAAACAGCAATGGACATCCTTACAAAATAATTTAATTGATGGCGAAAACCAGCGCAGTGCCTATTGGCAAATGTGTATAGGCGAAAAAGGAATTTACATTTCATGGGTTTGGAGAGAAAGTTGGGATGTTTCCACAAACCATGATATTTGTTATGCTTTTTCAGCTGATGGTGGTAAAACATGGCAAAAATCCACAGGAGAAAAATACAGTTTACCAATTACAAAAGCCACGGCTGAACATGCCTGGGAAGTACCACAAAACAGCAGTTTAATTAACCAAACCGCAATGACTGTTGACGAAAAAGGAAATCCATACATTACTACGTATTGGGACAATAATGGTATTCCGCAATACAAAGTGGTATATTTTTCTAACAGAAAATGGAATTTAATCAATACCGATTTTCATACCAAACCATTTAATTTAGGCGGAGGCGGTACGAAAAGAATTCCGATTTCTCGTCCTGAAATTTTGGTTAATAAATCGATGTTGTATCTGCTTTTTAGAGATGAAGAACGTGATAATAAAATAACATTGGCTTATGCCAATTTAGAAAATAAAAAATGGGAGTTAACAGATCTAAGCCGTTTTAGGGTAGGACAATGGGAACCGAATTTGGATAAAGAACTTTGGAAAAACAAAAAGCAATTGCATATTTTTTCTCAAAACGTAAGTCAGGCCGATGGAGAAGGATTGGTAAAAGTAAACCCGGAACCTGTACAAATTTTAGAGGTAAAACAACTTCCTGTTCTAAAGCCTTAA